Proteins found in one Ptychodera flava strain L36383 chromosome 16, AS_Pfla_20210202, whole genome shotgun sequence genomic segment:
- the LOC139114971 gene encoding torsin-1A-interacting protein 1-like, producing the protein MGQTPSDQAENQENSQDDALVDSSHAVEQVASKELNGPSESSADSAHSEGLQPTEHFLQKPNERTSNLGREESKPGIRHRFQETSLSKEEEEQYRPFKAIHSDKCRLQAEDALSCDDDDDDVHDKVSFLRGKPKKHSRQGNVCFISILVVFSLAGVFAVFLGMKMDMENLSTREPRVEDSSFSDSSATMEILHRNMKLMEETFKGQSPRFWSVIETSLESIVARQPLHPSVIMIVSGPERSDTAEAIAQQVANSLQLSDNKAVEIHNEDIEIPDPADVKLRLDELMDEALGGRSKAVVLYNIENLETSALSILFKYCDNVNAPHKDAVIVFTACMKEGFDPESNLKEREEALEDFLIEHWKTMSSGKRSRDCFSRLMCQIGNFVAIVT; encoded by the coding sequence ATGGGGCAAACACCGAGCGATCAGGCAGAGAACCAGGAGAATTCCCAGGATGACGCCCTGGTAGATTCTTCCCATGCTGTTGAACAGGTCGCGTCAAAAGAGCTCAACGGTCCATCAGAATCAAGTGCAGACAGCGCACACAGTGAAGGTTTGCAACCAACTGAACATTTTCTGCAAAAACCTAACGAGCGTACGTCTAATTTAGGCAGAGAGGAAAGCAAACCTGGAATTAGACATCGCTTCCAGGAAACGTCACTTTCAAAAGAGGAAGAGGAGCAATATCGACCATTTAAGGCCATTCATAGCGATAAGTGCAGGCTTCAGGCAGAAGATGCATTGtcttgtgatgatgatgatgacgatgttcATGATAAAGTATCATTTCTCCGCGGTAAACCTAAGAAGCACAGCCGCCAAGGCAACGTCTGTTTCATTTCGATTTTAGTGGTCTTTTCGTTAGCAGGAGTGTTTGCTGTCTTTCTTGGTATGAAAATGGACATGGAGAACCTTTCTACTCGTGAGCCGCGAGTTGAAGACAGTTCATTTAGCGACTCAAGCGCAACAATGGAAATCTTGCACAGGAATATGAAATTAATGGAAGAAACGTTTAAGGGTCAAAGTCCACGTTTCTGGTCTGTCATAGAGACATCGTTGGAGTCGATCGTCGCGAGACAACCTTTACACCCCAGTGTTATCATGATAGTCAGCGGGCCAGAGAGAAGTGATACTGCAGAAGCCATAGCGCAACAAGTCGCCAACAGTTTACAGTTGTCGGACAACAAAGCTGTGGAAATTCACAACGAGGATATTGAGATTCCTGACCCTGCTGATGTCAAGTTACGACTCGACGAGTTAATGGATGAGGCTCTCGGGGGACGCAGCAAAGCAGTAGTGCTGTACAACATCGAAAATCTTGAAACCAGTGCCTTATCGATTCTCTTCAAGTACTGTGACAACGTGAACGCTCCGCACAAGGATGCAGTTATCGTCTTCACGGCTTGCATGAAGGAGGGCTTTGATCCGGAATCCAATCTTAAGGAAAGGGAAGAGGCGCTAGaggactttctcatcgagcatTGGAAAACCATGTCATCGGGAAAACGCAGCCGTGACTGTTTTAGTCGACTCATGTGTCAAATAGGCAATTTCGTTGCCATAGTAACATGA